A window of Cydia strobilella chromosome 10, ilCydStro3.1, whole genome shotgun sequence genomic DNA:
GCCTCCCTTAGCAAAACAAGTTTGGCAAACATTGGCCAAATAACACGTTACATTTATATCATAACGTGTTCTGGTAGTCGTGATGTGCTGAGAATAATTTGAAAACTTGTTTTGAATTCGAATCATGTTTTTCAGCGATTTTTCCGTCCCctctagtataaaaaaaaatgatgaatCTCCCTTCGCTGTTTGTTACGTTCGTTCGTTATATTTTCGACGCCCTCTGcgttgtttataatttttaccgAGATTTGTAATAGTTCGCGAACCACAAGTTAAAAAATACTGAATCTGTGCACTGAATGGATGAAATGAATGAAAAGAaacatctttatttttaggCAACTAGTGACCCACTTTTATATCAGTTTCTGTCTTGCAAactgttttcaatttttttaattataaccaTCTACTGTATACTGTATTAGAACTATTAAGATTGAAGAGTGATCGATTGAAGTGACTGAAACAGtgaaataaaacagtttttaaaattcaaattgttTATTTCCTCGATTTACTGAGAAAAAAATCACTAAAAACCATTGGAAAATATCTTTCAaacatttaaacttaatttactaACAGCTCGGCCGCACAAGGTGGTTCGCCTCTACCGGCATTTGTACTCATGAGAtccaaatataatttttataatacatGATCAGTATCATATTCAATAATCCAAAAATCATTAAAGCATTAACATAATTAAGTTCTCagataaaatgtaactttttgtTGGTTGTTTAGTTATTAATGCAGCTTAAAAATCCAATTAGTAATTGTCCTTAACAACAAACAGCTACCTTTTATattaaaacgtcacatttaatacATTATTCAAAGGCAATTCTGGCACAATTTCATACTCAAGTTTCATAGAATACATACAtgtcaatttatttttcattttagtaGCAGCATCTAAAGCATTCTATAAACATTGTTTACGAAATACTATTTTTCAGTTATACGGTTTTGCATCAGGCAgtctattttattgttaaatttcgttgataaatgcatttaactAATTCTTATTATTGTATAAGTTCCAGAGTGTGATGGCACCATCCAGGCCGCCTGCTGCCATGATGTTTGCATTCCAGAAAGAGACCTTTTGAGAAGAATAGCAGACATCTTGTATGGCTTGTCGGTGTTCCGTAAGCACAACTAATGGTCTCAAAGAAAACCAGGAAAATATGCGGATGTGCCCATCCCATCCGCCCGATACAAACACCTTTCCATCCATGCGAGACTGGACTTTATTAACTCCAGCATTCTTGATAGTGATGTCCGTCTTGTGGGCCAAGCTTGAGTCTTTTCTCCCTATACTAAAAATCTGTATCACATCCGAGGCATTGCCAATTATGCCTCTTTGCTGTTCAATATGGTAGTCCACGGACATGGGACATTCCTTCGTTTGCAACTTGCTGATGCATTGACTAGTGTTGAGATCCCACAGGAGGAGCCAGCCAGCCTCGTAACCCGCTAGGAGGCAATGCTTGTCACTTgatatctcaatatacttcaAACACATTGGGTCTCCTAGCTTGAGTGAGCTGTCTGGTTCCAAGCAACCAGTTTTTTCTCCGGCAAAACTATAAATGGAAATTTTTGAATCTTTATCAGGTACATAGAGTGT
This region includes:
- the LOC134744876 gene encoding guanine nucleotide-binding protein subunit beta-like protein 1, producing MALLPPDPVYTIRNVDNTPVYSLAFSFLPGGLERLLAGSKNGYVYAFNLQTNRVQQKIQVGQAPILHLMHTDSQLITQEKGGKYKVFDLTNTGYKEDAIVDIDYPGFCRFDANTKLKTLYVPDKDSKISIYSFAGEKTGCLEPDSSLKLGDPMCLKYIEISSDKHCLLAGYEAGWLLLWDLNTSQCISKLQTKECPMSVDYHIEQQRGIIGNASDVIQIFSIGRKDSSLAHKTDITIKNAGVNKVQSRMDGKVFVSGGWDGHIRIFSWFSLRPLVVLTEHRQAIQDVCYSSQKVSFWNANIMAAGGLDGAITLWNLYNNKN